A window of Candidatus Omnitrophota bacterium contains these coding sequences:
- a CDS encoding Ldh family oxidoreductase — protein MKKIIVPVDTLRGFVKDILLKAGVRNDVAEYVTEGLIQTSVRGVDSHGVRLLPHYLEAVKKGRINPDPKYKFKKTSPSTGTLDADHTFGHAAGMEAAKKAIELASDSGTGHIAVYNSSHFGAAAYYALEIANHDMIGMSFTNTDALIRTYGGKRAFLGNNPICFAAPCKDEEPFCLDMATSVVTFNKIRQLREEGARSPEGVGADSDGIETTDPDAVTTLLPIGGYKGYGLSMAIEILCSLLTGMPYGPHIPKMFEAPMHQKRCLGHFISAIRIDCFQDKDSFKERLSKMAQEIRNEPRLNKDTPIQIAGDPERVSAKIRESKGIPVKPVESEAFKKISVEYGVTLKWEDTQYAAEK, from the coding sequence ATGAAAAAAATTATTGTGCCGGTAGACACGTTAAGGGGTTTTGTCAAAGATATTTTATTAAAGGCCGGGGTGCGTAATGATGTTGCCGAATACGTTACCGAGGGGCTTATACAGACATCGGTCAGAGGCGTGGATTCGCATGGGGTTAGGCTGTTGCCTCACTATCTTGAAGCGGTTAAAAAAGGCAGGATTAATCCCGACCCAAAATATAAGTTTAAAAAGACATCGCCATCCACGGGAACTTTAGACGCCGACCACACATTCGGCCATGCAGCAGGAATGGAGGCGGCTAAAAAGGCGATAGAGCTTGCCAGTGACTCCGGCACAGGCCATATTGCCGTTTATAATTCCAGCCATTTCGGCGCCGCCGCTTACTATGCCTTGGAGATCGCTAATCATGATATGATCGGAATGAGCTTTACAAATACAGATGCCCTTATCAGAACTTATGGCGGCAAAAGGGCATTCCTGGGTAATAACCCTATTTGTTTTGCGGCACCCTGCAAGGACGAAGAGCCGTTTTGCCTGGATATGGCAACCAGCGTTGTCACCTTTAATAAGATCAGGCAGCTGAGGGAGGAGGGCGCCAGAAGCCCTGAGGGGGTTGGAGCCGATAGCGATGGTATCGAGACCACAGATCCTGATGCGGTAACAACACTGTTGCCCATAGGCGGTTATAAAGGATATGGTCTCAGTATGGCCATTGAGATTCTATGTAGTTTGCTTACGGGTATGCCTTACGGGCCGCATATACCTAAGATGTTCGAGGCGCCTATGCATCAAAAACGGTGCCTGGGGCATTTTATTTCGGCCATACGGATTGATTGTTTTCAGGATAAGGATTCTTTCAAGGAGCGCCTTTCTAAGATGGCGCAGGAAATACGCAATGAGCCCCGTCTGAATAAAGATACACCGATCCAGATCGCCGGAGATCCGGAAAGGGTGAGCGCTAAGATAAGAGAGAGCAAGGGCATCCCTGTTAAACCCGTAGAATCCGAGGCATTTAAAAAGATAAGTGTTGAATATGGCGTGACTCTTAAATGGGAAGATACGCAGTATGCTGCCGAAAAATAA
- a CDS encoding glycosyltransferase family 2 protein has protein sequence MLSDKKVSVIVRTKNEERWIVSCLNAVFSQKHKNFEVIIVDNESSDKTLEKVRQYPVKRVVTCRDYRPGKALNMGIREAEGEYIVSLAGHCIPVNDQWLNKLLLNFDDPKVAGVYGRQEALDFTSDADKRDLALVFGLDRKVQLKDSLFHNANSMIRRDIWHEAPFDEGITNIEDRVWAQNILQKGFKVIYEPEASVYHYHGIHQNGDAERCTNVVRVLKSLHSDYTYKSIDVDKLNIAALIPVKGPAQYLDNKPLLSYTLKRAFESKYIKKTIVSTDNIQLADLAKDLGAEAPFIRDASFSKESVDLAKVYQYSLNKIEDLKILPDIVVCLEITFPFRPKGLIDDMILQLVQDGLDSVIAARRENKAMWHQKEGSIQQIVEGLTPREFKDPTFMELKGVACVTHPEFIRQGNLLGKKIGIYELNDPYSHLEVRNKEDFGLASLLINTWWK, from the coding sequence ATGTTGAGTGATAAGAAGGTCTCCGTAATTGTAAGGACCAAGAACGAGGAGCGTTGGATTGTCTCTTGCCTAAATGCGGTTTTCAGTCAAAAACATAAGAATTTTGAGGTTATTATAGTGGATAATGAAAGCAGCGATAAGACGCTGGAGAAGGTCAGGCAATACCCCGTTAAGAGGGTTGTTACCTGCAGGGATTACCGGCCCGGCAAAGCCCTTAATATGGGTATAAGGGAGGCAGAAGGGGAATATATCGTGTCTTTGGCCGGCCATTGCATACCGGTAAATGACCAATGGCTGAATAAGCTTTTGCTTAATTTTGACGATCCTAAGGTAGCGGGGGTTTACGGCAGGCAGGAGGCATTGGATTTCACCTCTGACGCCGACAAGAGGGACCTGGCTTTGGTATTCGGGCTTGACCGCAAGGTCCAGCTGAAGGACAGTCTCTTTCACAATGCCAATAGTATGATCCGCAGAGATATCTGGCATGAGGCTCCATTTGATGAGGGTATAACTAATATAGAAGACAGGGTTTGGGCGCAGAATATATTGCAGAAGGGATTTAAGGTCATATACGAACCAGAGGCCAGCGTGTATCATTACCACGGTATACATCAGAACGGCGATGCGGAAAGATGCACGAATGTAGTGCGGGTATTGAAATCTTTGCATTCGGATTATACTTATAAGTCGATTGACGTAGATAAACTTAATATTGCGGCATTGATTCCTGTCAAGGGTCCGGCTCAGTACTTAGATAATAAACCTCTTTTGTCCTATACTTTAAAAAGGGCATTTGAATCAAAATATATTAAGAAAACAATCGTTTCTACGGATAATATCCAGTTGGCTGATTTAGCCAAAGATTTAGGCGCCGAGGCACCGTTTATCAGAGACGCCTCTTTTTCCAAGGAGTCCGTTGATTTGGCTAAAGTATATCAATACTCTTTGAATAAAATTGAAGATTTAAAAATACTCCCTGATATAGTTGTATGCCTCGAGATCACCTTCCCCTTCCGCCCAAAAGGCCTGATAGACGATATGATCTTGCAGCTTGTGCAGGATGGCCTTGATAGCGTGATAGCCGCAAGAAGAGAGAATAAAGCAATGTGGCACCAGAAAGAGGGCAGTATACAGCAAATTGTCGAAGGGCTTACCCCCAGAGAATTTAAAGACCCCACATTTATGGAACTTAAAGGAGTCGCCTGTGTCACACATCCGGAATTTATCAGGCAGGGAAACCTTTTAGGGAAGAAGATCGGCATTTATGAGCTTAACGACCCTTATTCTCATTTAGAGGTAAGGAATAAGGAGGATTTTGGATTGGCCTCTCTTTTAATTAACACGTGGTGGAAATAG
- a CDS encoding SDR family NAD(P)-dependent oxidoreductase → MNLEDKVVLVTGSSRGIGRAIALRLAVEGADIIINASKSDREAEEVLSQLPADKGQRHRYIRADIRSSAQVCEMMGQIEAQYGRLDILVNNAGSTHFIEHHKVDELTEDIFDEMYELHLRGYFLCIQKALPLLRKSKEASIVNIASIAAITAVGSNIAYCAMKAGIVNMTKSLARALAPDIRVNAISPGLTETALIKDWKDYKAEQIKRTPLGRLGACEDTANAVFSLVGPLTYVTGQNIVVDGGRTLE, encoded by the coding sequence ATGAATCTGGAGGATAAGGTAGTCCTGGTAACTGGTTCAAGCAGGGGCATAGGCAGGGCGATCGCTCTGCGCCTTGCCGTAGAAGGCGCGGATATTATTATAAACGCCTCTAAGTCGGATAGGGAGGCAGAAGAGGTATTGTCGCAGCTGCCGGCGGATAAAGGACAGCGCCACCGCTATATACGGGCCGATATAAGGTCCTCAGCCCAGGTCTGCGAGATGATGGGACAGATTGAGGCGCAATACGGCCGCCTCGACATCCTCGTCAACAATGCAGGGTCAACGCATTTCATTGAACATCATAAAGTGGATGAGCTGACAGAGGATATCTTCGATGAAATGTATGAGTTACATTTGCGCGGTTATTTTCTTTGCATACAGAAGGCGTTGCCCTTATTGCGTAAATCCAAAGAAGCCTCAATAGTTAACATTGCTTCTATCGCGGCGATCACAGCCGTAGGGAGTAATATCGCCTATTGCGCCATGAAGGCAGGAATAGTCAACATGACTAAATCTCTGGCGAGGGCGTTGGCTCCGGATATACGGGTAAACGCAATAAGTCCGGGCCTGACGGAGACCGCGTTGATCAAAGATTGGAAAGATTATAAAGCCGAACAAATAAAAAGGACCCCTTTAGGCAGGTTGGGTGCCTGCGAAGATACTGCCAACGCGGTGTTTTCTTTGGTGGGGCCCTTAACTTACGTTACCGGACAAAATATAGTTGTAGACGGAGGCAGGACGCTTGAATAA
- a CDS encoding radical SAM protein, whose protein sequence is MLPKNNEAVDLLIIIPPSRSKNTHWPPYGAMYVAGALKKEGFVPKILNVDAERIGNKEVIERVKEINPRYIGFSAMVATSYKYIKNLSIELKDNFPDKIQILGGGLSNAAEVVLKNTAVDIVVFGEGEVTACELINCLKAKCDDPGNVSGIFYKKNSSYINTGNRPLIRDLDALPYPAFDLIDMSHYLPDGIDQLDQFIRTSEDRKISDKKRKTKMMNILTTRGCFGSCSFCARPDPGFRMHSVKYIFDLIEHCIREFNVGFFYFGDECFVPNKKRNWEFIEEYRKRNLDIIFRILGLRVDTVDKDILKAYKEIGCCIINYGFESGSQKMLNIIDKRVTVQQNIDAALWTEEAGICFPVQLILGMPGETNETIKETISFLKSINYLSKQCKCTYALPMPGSALYDYAKLTQAIENEDEYLSHIGEIDGTQGFHINLTEEEDSVVAGWRAQINRGLYDFYFEKKYKINNRFIRAVIHLFESFALHVREKNLWSVVISRRLKLFLYSILNMRCKKRATQQINCRFRRKKNINIEDFLEGNDILLLNRDITLRKINEKIATGGRSYEKGG, encoded by the coding sequence ATGCTGCCGAAAAATAATGAAGCTGTAGATTTGTTGATAATCATCCCGCCATCGCGTTCTAAAAATACGCACTGGCCTCCATATGGCGCTATGTATGTTGCCGGCGCGTTAAAGAAAGAAGGGTTTGTCCCGAAGATCTTAAATGTTGATGCCGAGAGGATAGGCAATAAAGAGGTTATAGAGAGGGTCAAAGAGATTAATCCCAGATATATCGGTTTTAGCGCTATGGTAGCGACTTCCTATAAATATATAAAGAATCTGAGCATTGAGTTAAAAGATAATTTCCCGGATAAGATCCAGATTTTAGGCGGAGGGTTATCAAATGCTGCCGAAGTTGTCTTAAAGAATACCGCCGTAGACATCGTTGTTTTTGGAGAAGGAGAGGTAACTGCATGCGAGCTTATTAATTGCCTGAAGGCAAAATGCGATGATCCAGGTAATGTATCGGGGATATTTTACAAGAAAAATTCTTCATATATAAATACAGGCAACAGGCCTTTGATAAGGGATTTAGACGCGCTTCCTTATCCCGCTTTTGACCTGATAGATATGAGCCATTATCTTCCCGATGGTATTGATCAGCTTGATCAGTTTATAAGAACATCTGAAGATAGAAAGATATCTGATAAGAAGAGAAAAACAAAAATGATGAATATACTGACTACCCGCGGTTGTTTTGGCTCTTGTAGTTTCTGTGCCAGGCCGGATCCGGGATTTAGAATGCATTCGGTAAAATATATATTTGATCTAATCGAGCATTGTATCAGGGAATTTAATGTAGGTTTCTTTTATTTCGGAGATGAGTGCTTCGTGCCTAATAAAAAGCGAAACTGGGAATTTATCGAAGAATACAGAAAAAGAAACCTGGATATAATCTTTAGAATATTGGGCCTTAGGGTTGATACGGTAGACAAGGATATCTTAAAGGCCTACAAGGAAATCGGCTGTTGTATAATCAATTATGGCTTTGAATCGGGCAGTCAAAAGATGCTGAATATTATAGATAAAAGAGTAACTGTCCAGCAGAATATAGACGCGGCTTTATGGACCGAAGAGGCTGGTATATGTTTCCCTGTGCAGTTAATACTAGGTATGCCTGGGGAGACTAACGAAACGATTAAGGAAACGATCAGCTTTTTGAAATCAATAAACTATCTTTCCAAGCAATGTAAGTGCACCTATGCGCTTCCGATGCCGGGCTCCGCTTTGTACGATTATGCGAAATTGACACAAGCGATAGAAAATGAAGATGAGTACCTTTCTCACATTGGAGAAATTGACGGCACGCAGGGGTTCCATATAAATCTTACCGAGGAGGAGGACAGCGTTGTTGCCGGCTGGAGGGCGCAAATAAACAGGGGATTGTATGATTTTTATTTTGAAAAAAAGTATAAAATTAATAACCGTTTTATTAGAGCGGTCATCCATTTATTTGAATCGTTCGCCTTGCATGTCCGAGAAAAGAATCTATGGTCGGTTGTAATATCCAGGAGATTAAAATTGTTTCTCTATTCTATTTTGAATATGCGTTGCAAGAAGAGAGCTACCCAGCAGATAAATTGCCGGTTCAGGAGAAAGAAGAATATAAACATTGAAGATTTTCTCGAAGGCAATGATATCCTTTTATTAAATCGGGATATTACCTTAAGGAAGATAAATGAAAAGATTGCGACAGGAGGGCGGTCTTATGAAAAAGGTGGATAG
- a CDS encoding radical SAM protein has translation MSGQIILGLAYLAANLRKFGHEVKIIDATAPYKQGTAKQIKDFIGDFKPDFIGITLTIDNIFQTYSFLRDLREINIPIVAGGPHANGLPEEVLKNGADIVAIGEGEETIVEITEYFLGRRALGSIDGICFFNADREITFTNKRRPIADLDSLPFPDFNDFPIRNYTGVDDVNSNPIFWSIVTSRGCPFDCLFCSSNKMFGRQVRMRSAENVFEEIKLLADTFSVRHIAFQDDEVLCSKERFIRLCDLISRSKLNIRISMRTRIDSIDKDILSRAKEAGITRMSFGIESWDNDTLKKIRKNYTVERILEKFKIIEETGFPFVSFNNICGFPWETEEHFSSCLAAISRIPRRIKYFTSLVTPVPYPKTELYELYHKEFRFTDWWLSDQGNFRLPEKPPFFLKLFAHPMHPLYIKPKFWNYDKSIERSMVKFGWRLLWLVFSRHYKFPLNLVIFSVCIISYSLWKVSPGIEQRLFKFLLCKKVFDLRERLNFVSKY, from the coding sequence ATGTCCGGACAGATAATTCTGGGGCTCGCCTATTTAGCCGCGAATCTAAGAAAATTTGGGCATGAAGTAAAAATTATAGATGCCACAGCCCCTTATAAACAAGGCACCGCCAAGCAAATAAAAGATTTCATTGGTGATTTCAAGCCGGACTTTATCGGCATCACATTGACGATAGATAATATTTTCCAGACATATTCATTTTTGCGGGATTTGAGAGAGATAAATATTCCTATAGTAGCCGGCGGACCCCACGCGAACGGTCTTCCCGAAGAGGTTCTAAAAAACGGCGCCGACATCGTTGCTATAGGCGAAGGAGAAGAAACCATAGTTGAGATAACGGAGTATTTTTTAGGTAGACGGGCATTAGGCAGCATAGACGGGATCTGTTTTTTCAATGCCGATAGGGAAATAACCTTCACAAATAAGAGAAGGCCTATCGCAGACCTGGACAGTTTACCTTTCCCGGATTTTAATGATTTCCCCATACGCAATTATACCGGAGTTGATGATGTGAATTCCAATCCGATATTCTGGAGCATTGTTACAAGCCGGGGCTGCCCTTTTGATTGTTTGTTCTGTTCCAGCAATAAAATGTTCGGCAGGCAGGTGAGGATGCGGTCAGCCGAGAATGTCTTTGAAGAGATTAAGCTTCTGGCGGATACATTCTCCGTGCGGCATATCGCCTTCCAGGACGATGAGGTATTATGTTCCAAGGAGAGATTTATAAGATTATGCGATTTAATCAGTCGCTCTAAATTAAATATTAGAATATCTATGCGCACCAGAATCGATAGCATCGATAAGGACATTCTTTCAAGGGCGAAAGAAGCGGGAATAACCAGGATGAGCTTTGGAATTGAGAGCTGGGATAATGATACCCTTAAAAAGATAAGGAAGAATTATACCGTTGAGAGGATACTGGAAAAATTCAAGATTATAGAAGAAACAGGGTTTCCCTTCGTCTCATTTAATAATATCTGCGGCTTTCCCTGGGAAACAGAAGAACATTTCTCCAGTTGTTTAGCGGCAATAAGCAGGATCCCCCGAAGGATAAAATATTTCACATCTCTTGTTACGCCGGTCCCTTATCCAAAAACAGAATTATATGAGTTATACCATAAGGAGTTCCGTTTCACGGACTGGTGGTTAAGTGACCAGGGTAATTTCAGGCTTCCCGAAAAGCCCCCGTTTTTCTTAAAACTTTTCGCTCATCCCATGCATCCTTTGTATATCAAGCCCAAGTTCTGGAATTATGATAAATCGATTGAAAGGTCTATGGTTAAATTCGGCTGGCGTCTTTTATGGCTCGTTTTTTCCCGACACTATAAGTTTCCGCTAAATCTTGTTATATTCTCGGTATGTATAATATCTTATAGCTTATGGAAAGTTTCTCCTGGGATTGAACAGAGGCTTTTTAAGTTTCTTTTGTGTAAGAAGGTCTTTGATTTAAGGGAGCGTTTAAATTTCGTAAGTAAATATTGA
- the ilvC gene encoding ketol-acid reductoisomerase translates to MGKIYYDKDADLKWLKNKTVGIIGYGIQGRAQALNIRDSGIKVLVANRKDRYAKQAIQDGFKIHKFNELVSRSDVILFLIPDQAQAHVFNRHIKDYLKPKSMIVFAHGYALRFKTIKLPSGIDVAMLAPRMPGRQIRDYFLRGRGVPAFVDVARNETGSAWQILLALSRAAGFTRAGVMKVDYKTEAELDLFIEQFLVSAIVKAIHTGFKVLVDEMHYQPAAALMELYASGELAEVIRMASEAGIGKVFQENASPTCQYGIAAYFDTAIGKEAEKKARKIISRIKSGKFAKDLDKEGSSGYPAVSKLWKEVNSGSLIDAHNWINRSFKRKEEKE, encoded by the coding sequence ATGGGAAAGATATATTACGATAAAGACGCGGACCTAAAATGGCTGAAGAATAAGACAGTAGGTATCATCGGCTACGGTATTCAGGGCCGCGCACAGGCGTTGAATATCAGGGATTCGGGTATCAAGGTATTGGTCGCAAATCGTAAAGACCGTTACGCCAAACAGGCAATTCAGGACGGTTTTAAAATACATAAGTTTAATGAATTAGTGAGTAGATCGGATGTTATCTTGTTTCTGATCCCCGATCAAGCGCAGGCCCATGTATTTAACAGGCATATAAAGGATTACTTAAAGCCAAAAAGCATGATTGTATTTGCCCACGGGTATGCCTTGCGTTTTAAGACCATAAAACTTCCCAGTGGTATTGATGTAGCAATGCTCGCGCCGCGTATGCCGGGGCGTCAAATCAGGGATTACTTTTTAAGAGGGCGCGGGGTCCCGGCCTTCGTAGATGTTGCCCGGAATGAGACCGGTTCTGCCTGGCAGATATTGCTTGCGCTGTCCAGGGCAGCCGGATTTACCAGGGCAGGTGTCATGAAGGTGGACTACAAGACCGAGGCAGAGCTGGACCTCTTTATCGAACAATTTCTCGTATCCGCTATAGTTAAGGCCATTCATACAGGTTTTAAGGTTTTGGTGGATGAAATGCATTATCAGCCGGCAGCGGCGCTTATGGAGTTATATGCTTCAGGCGAGCTCGCAGAGGTCATCAGGATGGCTTCAGAGGCGGGTATCGGAAAGGTGTTTCAGGAAAACGCATCTCCTACATGCCAGTATGGGATCGCCGCTTATTTTGATACGGCAATAGGCAAAGAAGCCGAAAAGAAGGCGCGAAAGATTATCAGCAGGATAAAGAGCGGAAAATTTGCAAAGGACTTGGATAAGGAAGGCAGCTCCGGATACCCGGCCGTAAGCAAATTGTGGAAAGAAGTAAATAGCGGGAGTCTGATCGATGCCCATAATTGGATAAACAGGTCATTCAAGCGAAAGGAAGAAAAGGAATGA
- a CDS encoding C-terminal binding protein yields MKAAIVEGLCPTLMPEGPIIERKILGPDVNITMYGSLQPEDYAPALEDADALIIRPGAEFPREMMLSMKKARVIVVLGVGYDNIPLDLAAEKGILVCNIPDYCTKEVADVTVAMIMAHQRKVSLFNYSCGAGTLDWDWRINIPILSSSQARVGIIGLGRIGTAVALRLKPFGYKISFYDPYLPETSANGLGLIKLDRLEELIISSDIVTIHTPLTRETEGMINEKFLAFLKSGAILINTARGKIFQDTQVIYKSLKERPQLRIGSDVWPDEPPLEHPLLTAWKDRESWLADRLILCPHTAFYSEESLRNLRVSAAKIVKKVFDGAKPDHVVDPVKETGV; encoded by the coding sequence ATGAAAGCTGCTATTGTAGAAGGGCTCTGCCCTACCTTGATGCCTGAGGGGCCTATAATTGAACGTAAGATTCTCGGCCCGGATGTCAATATAACCATGTATGGATCGCTTCAACCCGAAGATTATGCACCGGCCCTTGAAGATGCAGACGCGCTGATTATCCGCCCCGGAGCTGAATTCCCTCGGGAGATGATGCTTTCAATGAAGAAGGCGCGGGTGATAGTTGTTCTGGGAGTTGGTTACGACAATATTCCTTTAGATCTTGCCGCAGAGAAAGGTATTCTTGTCTGCAATATACCGGATTATTGCACTAAAGAGGTTGCAGATGTTACTGTTGCAATGATCATGGCGCACCAGAGGAAGGTGTCGCTTTTTAACTATTCCTGCGGAGCAGGCACTTTAGATTGGGATTGGCGGATAAATATACCCATTTTAAGTTCCAGCCAGGCAAGGGTCGGGATTATCGGATTGGGGAGGATCGGCACAGCGGTTGCTTTACGGCTGAAACCATTTGGATACAAGATATCCTTTTACGATCCTTATTTGCCTGAAACGTCCGCAAATGGCCTGGGGTTGATTAAGTTAGATAGATTAGAGGAACTTATCATTTCTTCTGATATCGTGACTATTCACACGCCTCTGACGAGAGAAACAGAAGGCATGATCAATGAAAAGTTTTTAGCGTTTCTGAAATCCGGGGCCATTCTGATCAATACTGCTCGCGGAAAGATATTCCAGGACACGCAGGTCATATACAAATCCCTGAAAGAGCGGCCGCAGCTGCGCATAGGTTCTGACGTCTGGCCGGATGAGCCGCCATTGGAACATCCTCTGCTTACTGCCTGGAAGGACCGAGAAAGCTGGCTGGCAGACCGGCTGATCCTTTGTCCACATACGGCTTTCTATTCGGAAGAGAGCTTGCGTAATCTGAGGGTTTCTGCCGCGAAGATCGTTAAAAAAGTTTTTGACGGGGCTAAACCGGATCATGTTGTTGATCCGGTAAAAGAGACTGGTGTTTAA
- a CDS encoding Gfo/Idh/MocA family oxidoreductase — translation MKPLNILVIGSGMYVCGRGTNGYGTIMPAICEWGRDNCLGKVIIMGKSARGLKLAEAKIRRLKKITGVNFDVSYLRIGKRVLSDGCKNTLIGRHNYSCAVIAVPDNLHGRIAAATISSGLHTLVVKPLVPTVKQAKSLIRLQRKKNVYCAVEFHKRLDEANMKLKDAVAQGLIGDPLYFAIEYSQRRAIPLRYFRKWIQETNVFQYLGIHYVDIIYTATNAVPRRVLAIGQKNLLVSRKVDAYDSIQVIIEWEAPKGNTFSSCIMTNWIDPERTSAMSDQKIKVVGTKGRFESDQKNRGIYIVTDKGGVEEPNPYFCASYGKAGSVSYQGYGIDSVGQFLSDVVQIERGEATIEELQDKRPAFSQSVVPTLVLEAVNTSLKNSGSWVNVGIKNV, via the coding sequence ATGAAACCACTGAATATTCTTGTTATCGGTAGTGGGATGTATGTATGCGGGCGGGGGACAAACGGATACGGAACCATAATGCCGGCGATATGCGAATGGGGCAGAGATAACTGTCTCGGTAAAGTTATTATCATGGGCAAAAGCGCCCGGGGGCTTAAGCTGGCCGAGGCAAAGATCAGGAGATTAAAGAAGATTACGGGGGTTAATTTTGATGTCTCATATTTGCGGATCGGCAAGAGGGTCTTGTCAGATGGTTGCAAAAATACGCTGATCGGACGGCATAATTATTCTTGTGCTGTTATCGCGGTGCCGGATAACCTGCATGGGCGGATTGCCGCGGCCACTATTTCCAGCGGTCTGCATACGCTTGTGGTCAAGCCGTTGGTGCCTACGGTTAAGCAAGCCAAGTCATTGATCAGATTACAGAGAAAGAAAAATGTATATTGCGCGGTCGAATTTCATAAACGCCTGGATGAGGCGAACATGAAGTTAAAAGACGCTGTTGCGCAGGGATTGATAGGGGATCCTCTGTATTTTGCAATTGAATACAGCCAGAGGAGGGCTATTCCTTTAAGATATTTCAGGAAATGGATCCAGGAGACCAACGTCTTTCAATACCTGGGTATCCATTACGTTGATATTATTTATACCGCGACAAATGCCGTTCCCAGGAGGGTGTTGGCTATAGGGCAAAAGAACCTGTTGGTTTCCAGAAAGGTTGATGCGTACGACTCTATTCAGGTGATTATTGAATGGGAAGCGCCCAAGGGCAACACCTTCAGTTCATGCATAATGACAAATTGGATTGACCCCGAAAGGACCTCCGCGATGTCTGATCAGAAGATTAAAGTAGTCGGCACAAAGGGGAGATTTGAATCCGACCAGAAAAATCGCGGGATATATATTGTGACGGATAAAGGCGGGGTAGAAGAGCCAAATCCATATTTTTGCGCATCTTATGGCAAGGCGGGAAGTGTTTCATATCAGGGATACGGCATAGACAGCGTAGGCCAATTTTTAAGTGATGTGGTGCAGATTGAGAGAGGCGAGGCTACGATTGAAGAATTGCAGGATAAAAGGCCCGCCTTCAGCCAATCTGTAGTCCCTACATTAGTGCTTGAGGCGGTAAACACGAGCCTTAAAAATTCAGGCAGTTGGGTAAACGTCGGTATCAAAAATGTCTAA
- a CDS encoding NAD(P)-dependent oxidoreductase yields MNKRSKAFTKYRILITPKEACESLSRLPDSLLEDIDLTSTYGRVDEPGKLISFLQDKDAVVLDLEPITSGMLESCRGLKVISRFGEGCDSIDLESARRFGVRVTRTRAVSSTAVARHTLALILSLTHRITENDRNLKKGLWLRKPNISEEAITLGVVGFGRIGQALADLAAMLGFKILLYNRTTKTDKYPCAHGLEEIIKLSDIISLHLPLTAETSNIISGDILRELAGKYLVNTARGGLVDEGLLLEALKRGEIAGYATDVFSNEPVSDISRELAGHPNVVCSPHIAALDKITAINMTKRALENAVNCLNNNHERVNLYVE; encoded by the coding sequence TTGAATAAAAGATCGAAAGCTTTTACGAAATACAGGATCCTGATTACGCCTAAAGAGGCCTGCGAATCATTAAGTCGCTTGCCGGATTCACTGCTGGAAGATATTGATCTCACGTCTACTTATGGGCGCGTGGATGAACCGGGAAAACTTATCAGTTTTCTTCAAGACAAAGACGCGGTGGTCCTTGACCTTGAACCGATCACATCCGGTATGCTTGAATCTTGCCGCGGCCTTAAGGTAATTTCAAGATTTGGAGAAGGCTGCGATTCTATCGATCTGGAATCTGCGAGGAGATTTGGGGTAAGGGTTACCAGGACCAGGGCAGTAAGCTCTACTGCTGTTGCCAGGCATACGCTCGCCCTTATTCTGTCTTTAACCCATCGCATAACGGAAAACGACAGAAATCTTAAGAAAGGGCTCTGGCTGCGAAAGCCCAATATCTCCGAAGAGGCTATTACTCTTGGCGTTGTTGGTTTTGGCAGGATCGGCCAGGCATTGGCAGATTTAGCCGCCATGCTGGGTTTTAAAATCTTATTGTATAACCGGACCACAAAAACGGATAAATATCCATGCGCCCATGGCTTAGAAGAGATAATAAAGCTTTCCGATATCATATCTCTGCATTTACCATTGACGGCAGAAACCAGCAATATCATATCCGGAGATATATTAAGAGAACTGGCCGGTAAATATTTAGTTAATACGGCCCGGGGAGGATTGGTTGATGAGGGCCTGTTGTTAGAGGCCTTAAAAAGGGGCGAGATCGCAGGCTACGCTACCGATGTTTTTTCTAATGAGCCGGTTTCTGATATCTCAAGAGAATTAGCCGGGCATCCCAATGTTGTCTGTTCGCCACATATAGCAGCCCTGGATAAGATTACCGCCATTAATATGACTAAGCGCGCCTTGGAAAATGCGGTTAATTGTCTGAACAATAATCATGAAAGGGTAAATCTTTATGTTGAGTGA